In Nostocoides sp. HKS02, the DNA window GTTGGGCAGCCCGTCGGCCTCCACCCCCGCACCGGCTGGCACCACGCGCATGAACCGGCCGTTCGACGCCCTCGGCTGGGCGCTGGCGATCGACACCTCTTGACCGGGCAGGTCGCCGTCGGGGACTGCCGTGTCGGTGTCGGCGCGGGTGGTGACGCTCATGCGGTCATCCTGACAGTGCTTGATGAACGGGGTGCGAATACATGACATCGACCATGATGCTGCGGAATCCCAGCCCCGTGTAGGTCCGGATCGCCGGTTCGTTGTCGCCGTCGACGTAGAGCACGACCTCGGGGAGCCCCTGGGCGGCCAGGTGGGCCAGGCCCAAGGCGGTGACGGGCCGGCCCAGCCCCTTCCCCTGGTATGCCGGGTGGACGCCCACCACGTACACCTCGCCTGCCGCTGCGCCCGGGTCCACACTCGACGCCTGGCTGGGGTCGACCTTGGTCCAGTGGAATGCCACGACCCGCCCCGGTGCGTCCTGTGCCTCGACGAGCAGCAGGCCGGCCGGGTCGAACCACGGCTGGGCCTCGCGCTCGCGCAGGTCGGCCAGCGTCATGCGCCCCTGCTCCGCGTGGTGGACGAACGCCGCCGCGTTGGCCTCGAGCCACGCCTGCTCGTCGCGGCCCGGCTCGAACGCGCGCGCCGCGAACCCCGGCGGCAGGGCCGACCTCGCCGGGTCGGTGTCGGCCGCGGAGAGCGGCCGGGACATCTTGTGCAGCTCGCGCACGGCCGTCCACCCGTCCGTGGCCGCGAGGGAACGCGCGGGCTCGAGGTTGCCGTGAGCCCAGACCCGGACCAGCGGGGACCGCTCCCGCGCCGTCTCGAGCAGGGCCCGTCCGAGGCCGTGGCGGCGGTGGGCGGGGTCGACGACGACCTCGGCGGAGGGCTCTGCAGGGTCCAGCTCAGCGAGCTGGGCGTACCCCGTGAGGGTGTGCTCGGCATACGTGAGCAGGTGGGTGGCGCGCCCCTCGGCGTCGCCCAGCCACAGCAGCGTCTGCTCGGACAGCGGGGCGACACCGTCCGTGCGCGCGGCCGCAGCGCTCAGGTCACGGACCTGCTCGGCGGTCTCGGGGGTGAGGGTCGCGCGCTTGTTCGACGGATGGTGGGGGCACGGCAGACATTGGATCACGGACCTGTGCAGCCCCGGGGTTCCGTCAGGCGTCGACCGGGGTGTGCTCGGCCGGCACGAAGCGGTAGCCGACGTTGCGGACGGTGCCGATGAGGACCTCGTGCTCGGACCCTAGCTTGGCCCGGAGACGGCGGACGTGGACATCGACGGTGCGGGTGCCGCCGTAGTAGTCGTACCCCCAGACCTCCTGGAGCAGCTGGGCTCGGCTGAACACGCGGCCCGGGTGCTGAGCGAGGTACTTGAGGAGCTCGAACTCCTTGTACGTGAGGTCGAGCAGCCGACCGCGCACGCGGGCCGAGTAGGTCGCCTCGTCGATGGTCACGTCGCCCGAGGTGATCTGGACGTCCTCGGCCTCGGGCTCGCCCTGGAGCCGCCCCGCGGCCAGCCGCAACCGCGCCTCGACCTCGGCCGGGCCTGCGGACTCCAGGAGGGCCTCGTCGATGCCCCACTCGGCCGTCAGACCCGCCAGGCCGCCCTCGGTGAGGATCGCGATGAGCGGGACCGACATGCCCGAGACGCGCAGCACGCGGCACAGCGACCGCGCCACGGCGAGGTCGCGCCGCGCGTCGACCAGGACGGCGTCGCACGGGGGTGCGTCGACCAGCGCGGTGGGCTCGGCGGGGATGATGCGCACGTGGTGGCTCAGCAGGCCCAGCGCAGGCAACACCTCGGCGCTGGGCGCCAGGGAGTTGGTCAGCAGCAGCAGACGGGCCATGCCCATGAAGGATACGGCGCCGAGGGTGGTGCCGGGTGGGTGAACACATGATGAGACCGTTGTCTCACCAACAGCAAGTGTCGGAGGATGCCGTATGCCGGGTGAGCAGACCAGGTCGCCAGTCACCGTGCGGTACTGGGCCGGTGCCCGCGCGGTTGCCGGGGTCGACGAGGACGTCCTCGACGGGTGCGCGACCGTCGCCCAGGCTGCTGCCGCCGTGGTGCGCCTCCACCCGGGGCTGGTGGCGGTCGTCCCGGTGAGCACTCTCCTGCTCGACGGTCGTGCCACGAGCGGGGACACCGCGTTGCCTGCCGGGGCCGTCCTGGAGGTGCTGCCGCCCTTCGCCGGTGGGTGATGGGAGGATGCGGGCTGTGTCCGACCTCCCCGAGCAGGCGCCCAGCACCCCTGCGCCCCTGACCCGTCGCGAGCGACGGGCCGTGGGTGCCGCTGCCTCGCGGTTCCCGGGCCGGGTCTACGTCCCGAGGACGATCACCATGATCGCCACCGTCGCGTTCGCCGGCCTGGTGGCGTTGACGGGCTACGCCGGCCCCGCCCTGGTCGCGGTCGCCATCGCCCTCGGGGGGTTCGTGCTCGCCTGGGGCTGGCCCGCGCTCCTGGGGCTGCCCAGCCCGCGCGGGACCACCACCGTCCTGACCGCCGGAGCGGTGTTCATGGCCGGCGCCGTCGTGCTCACCAGCGACGACCCGTTCCTCGCGTGGGTCCCGGCCGGCATGGCCGTGGCCGTGGTGGTGGCGTTCCTCCACCAGCTGCTGCGTCGTGACGGCCGGCCGCGGTTGACCGAGTCGGTGGCAGCCACCACGGCGGGTCTCGCGATCATCTCCTCCGGCGTGGCCCTCGCGCCGCTGCCGCACGTCCTCGGTGGTGCGGACGCGCTCGCGGCCACCATGGCCGGTCTGGCGGTCTCGGCCCTCGTCGACCCGATGATCGGCAT includes these proteins:
- the mshD gene encoding mycothiol synthase is translated as MIQCLPCPHHPSNKRATLTPETAEQVRDLSAAAARTDGVAPLSEQTLLWLGDAEGRATHLLTYAEHTLTGYAQLAELDPAEPSAEVVVDPAHRRHGLGRALLETARERSPLVRVWAHGNLEPARSLAATDGWTAVRELHKMSRPLSAADTDPARSALPPGFAARAFEPGRDEQAWLEANAAAFVHHAEQGRMTLADLREREAQPWFDPAGLLLVEAQDAPGRVVAFHWTKVDPSQASSVDPGAAAGEVYVVGVHPAYQGKGLGRPVTALGLAHLAAQGLPEVVLYVDGDNEPAIRTYTGLGFRSIMVDVMYSHPVHQALSG
- a CDS encoding response regulator transcription factor encodes the protein MARLLLLTNSLAPSAEVLPALGLLSHHVRIIPAEPTALVDAPPCDAVLVDARRDLAVARSLCRVLRVSGMSVPLIAILTEGGLAGLTAEWGIDEALLESAGPAEVEARLRLAAGRLQGEPEAEDVQITSGDVTIDEATYSARVRGRLLDLTYKEFELLKYLAQHPGRVFSRAQLLQEVWGYDYYGGTRTVDVHVRRLRAKLGSEHEVLIGTVRNVGYRFVPAEHTPVDA
- a CDS encoding MoaD/ThiS family protein; protein product: MPGEQTRSPVTVRYWAGARAVAGVDEDVLDGCATVAQAAAAVVRLHPGLVAVVPVSTLLLDGRATSGDTALPAGAVLEVLPPFAGG